The segment AATAAATTCATAAGGCTTATACTCTGGCACATACTGACAGAAGGTATAATGTTCATTAGGCCAGAAACTAGATATTGTTATAGTTGATAAGTTCTTCTTTCCTATTAAACTTATTTCTCCTATTTCGCTAATATCAACGCTTGTATTATTTAGACCTTCACTTATTTCAAATTCAGAAGGAGGAATAGGGAGTTGTAACTTATATTCATTATTATTAAAAGTTATCCAAAATTGCATATCTATCCCCCTTTATATTGTAGCTGCATTAAAACTAGCTTCTTTCAATTTATTTACTAATGCTGCAGCTATTCTATCTATATCAGCATTTTCTCTAACTGTTACTCCATTCATGTTTATACTTATCTGCATAGGTTTAAATCCGCTATTAAATGCTCGATTTTCTCTAGCAGTTAAAACTCTTTCCCCTTTGTGTAATTCTGCTGTATATCCATCAAAAGGTACATAACTTAATCCTCCTGCATGTTTTCCATTCTTTTTACCCTTTTTATTATCTTCATTTTTTCCATCATTTCCACCTGTTATATTATCAATTGCATTTTTAACAAGGTTTACAGTTCCTTTGATTGGATTTTTGAAAAAGTCCTTTAGTGCTTGCCATTTTTCCTTAATAGACTCTACAAATTCACTACACTTAATTTTAACATTTTCGAAAGTTTCTTTTATTCCATCTATTCTTTTCTTTATAAAATCTACTACTACCTTAGTTTTATCTCTAATTCCACCCCAGTTATTTTTCCAAGCTGTGTGTAATAAAATAGCAACTGCAATAATTGCTAAAATAACTGCTATAATAGGATTTGCTACTATAACTCTAAATACACTTTTCATAACTGTAATTATTCCTTTTCCTACAGTTTTAAAGGTCTTTAATAATCCTCTTAATGCTTTTCCTACAACTTTATTAAGTGAAGAAACAGCTTTTTTAATAGATGAAAAGGCTTTATTCACACCTTTTGCTAATGCTGAAGCTGGATTTTTAGAGCCTTTCATTCCCTTCTGAGAACCAGTTTTAACTCCTTTTTTACCTATACCTTTACTACTTTCTCTACATAAAATTCCCTTAGATTTACCTCTTGATTTTTTAGGGTTACAAATATCTTTTAAACTTTTTTTGCATTTGTTTCCTTTAAGACCCTTAGGTTTACAAATGTCTTTCAAGCTTTTTTTATTTTTATTCCCTTTAATGGCCTTATCTGCTATCTTACCTCCGCTAGTCTTATCTTTACTTGAAAAACCTAAAAAGTCTTTTACTTTCGAAAAAGTATCTTTGGCACCTTTCACCTTATCAGTTACATTTAATACACCGTCTAATATTCCAGGACCAAACTTTAGCCCTGCAAAGATACCAAGTGATGTTTTAGGATTTTCAGCCATAAGTTCTAATACTGGTTTTAGTGCATTAAATATTTCTTTAGCTGCATCAATAACTAACTTAGCACTTTTAGCAAATTCTACTACTGCATCTTTAGCTGTATTGAAAGCTTTTTCTATTTTTCCAGGATCGTCTATTAGACTTTGTAACCAATTAGTAAAACTACCTCCAGTTTCAGAGACTAGCTGGTTTATTTGATTTTTTATTACTTCAAATGCTTGAGAGTTTTGAAATTTATCTAATATTTCTTTTACAGATTTTAGTTGTTTCTTAAGATGGTCGAGCATTCCACCTTTTACTATCTCTCCACTTTTATCTATACCGCCTATTTCAAGTCCCATTCCACTTATTGTCTCTTTTATATTTCCAATTAGTCCTTCAGCAGAGTTAGCCTTTTTATCCATTGATCCACTATATTTTGCTTTTATTATTTTCTCAATTCCAGCCATGACTTGTTTTGGACTAGCATCTAGTGAACCATCTTTCTTCGTCTTTAATCCAGCTATATTTTTCCAATCTTTACTGGTAATATTAAATTCTTTAGCTTTCTTAACCCCTTCAGCAATATTACCTTTTTTGAATGTTCCTAACATATCAATAGTTTGGGAAAGTGATTTATCTGCTGATGTGGCAGCATCTCCTGCTACTTTAAAGTATTGTTGATAGTTCAACCCATATTTAGAAAATTGACTGATACTTTCAATCATTTCTTCTTTATTAAATGGTGTTTGCTTAGCCGTCTCAGAGGCCCATGCAAAATCCTTCTTACCTTGCTCTTCTCCACGTGACCCTTGTAATTTAAGCAACTGTTGTTCACCTTTCATAGCTGAACCAACTGTAAAATCAAATACTTTCTTAGTTTTTTCGCCAAAGATAATATCATGAGCTGATTTTTTAAAGTTAGTAATCTTATCTCTAACACTTTCTAACATTGTCTTAGTTTTATCAACTGCATTTAATACAATATTATGTGGCTTCTTTGTAACATTAGATAAGCTTTGTTCTACAGATTTTACTTTTTCCTTTGCTGTGTCATTAGCTGCTATGTTTATAACTTTATGTTGCTTAAAGCTTTCCATACTCTTTTTAATAGCATTAATTTGGATAACAGCTTCTTTATTATCAATCTTAATTTTAGCTTCCCATTTTTCACTAGATGTTCTTTTAATCATCTCTTTAGTTTTTATAACATTATCTTGAAAATCTTTAGTATTATTAATTGCCATTTTCATAGATGATATATAGCTACTAATATCAAGAGATATCTTGGCTTTAAGATTTTCTTCTGCCAATACTTCTCACCTCACTTTATGGCATGTATTTTCATATAGATAAATCATATTACATCTACAATAAATACAGGGATTTCTTTTCTTTCCATATCTTCTTGTTTCATATATTTTTCTTTTAGCTCTTCTTCTATAAAGGCTTTTAGTACAATTCTATCTCCTAGATTCATGTTCCAATATTCTGACGGCTTGTTAATTCTTTTTGTTTTAAACAAATAGTACATTATATTAACTTCACTGTCAGATTTTATGAGTTTTTTATTTCACTTACTGCATCCTTTCCAAATCCACATAAATCATTTATTATATTGTATAAACTAGTTATTTCTCCTGGTCTACACATTTTTTGAAGTAGTTCAGTAGGTGTATGAGCTTTGAAATGACTCATTAGTTCTTTAGATTTTAAGTTAGGTTCTTTAACTCCCTCTAATACTGTAAGAATCTGGATTTTATTTATATCAACATTATTTACTTCTCCATCTTCCATCTCTAATCCACTTTCCTGTATAGAGTTATATACTTCAACAGGTATAGCTTGAATAGTAAATATTACATCATTTTCAAATGAATCTGAAAGACTTTGTATTTTTACTTTTTTAGTTGGTATTTTTATTTTATCTACATCTGATTTTAGTAATAAATCCATAACATTACTCATAATATATCTCTCCTTTTATATCAGATTTTAAAATTCATTATTAAAGGGTAAAGCCAGATTTTACTCTGGCTCTACAACATCATAAATTTCATAATCAGAAAAAGTAAATGGTATAGTTTCTTCTAATATTTTCTTTGCTTCCCAGTTAGATAAAGTTACTTCATCAAATGTAGCATCCTTTATAGCTATTCTTTCTGCTCCATTTGCATCTGGGTCTTTAAGCTTAGAGATTATAGTACAAGATACTGAACGTCCTTCTTTTATTGCATTACCTAGTTTCATAATCATTCTAGAACTTACTTTGTTCATTTTTAAAGTTCCTTTTCCTTCAAAACCTGTAACTTTGAATTTTTTTCCCATAACTCCACACATTTTTACTTCTTCTTTAGTTAAATTTACTTTAGCTTCAAGTCCTGTAATTTCTGAAATATAGTCACCATCTAACCAAACTTCTCCCCAAGTTCCTGAAATAGTTTTTTGTGAATCATAAGCCATATTCTAGGCACCTCCTATATAGATACGTTAATACTAAAGTCTTCCATAGCGTCATTCCATTTTAAATTACTTCCTAGGAAAACTTTGTCTTTTGTATTTGCTTCTTTTAATTGTTGTTCATTCATACTATCAACATCTTCACCAATTTCTTTTAGGTATTGCTTTTGAACATCTAAGTCTATAAACACTCTATTGTAGTCTATAGAAGAACCATCTAATAATCCTTCTAATACAAGCTGATCGTTATATGCTTGTATAGCAGTGATTAAAATTATTTTACTATCATAGTTGTTAACATACTTTCCTAAATAATAATCAGCAACTGTTCTTTTTACATCATCATGCCACATATCACATTTGTCTACTATAAGTGTTTTCTTAAAGTCTTCTCCTTTTTCTTGAGTAGTTGTTACAAGTGAGTTTACCGCTCTTGCTATCTTAACTTTTTCTCCATCATTCATAAGAACAAGCTTTCCACTATCTATTGCTTTGTCAAATTCAGCTTTAGTTAAATGAGATACATCTTCTACTTCTGGAAGAACTTGATAAGTAGCACTCATATTTAAAGGTGTTCCTGCTAATATTCCTGCAATTCTCGAACAGTATTGAGCTGCTGTATAAACCTTGTCCTTAACTTTTATATCATCAGTAGCAAAGTTAATTACACCTTCACTATCTGCATTATCTGCATGAGGTAATACTGCTTTTACTTTTATATCTTTTTTATCTCTACAATCTTTTATCCAACTTGATATAGTAGTTACTTCTGCTTCTGCTATTTCTGGTATAACTAAATAATCAAATTTAGTAGTTTCTAGATAATTTAAAGCACTATCATAGCTAGTAGCATCATTTGGTACTACATAAGCTATAACCTTTCTAGGTGATTTAACTCCACCTCTTAATGCTAATTCTATTTGATTTCTATTTTCCAAAGTTAATGAACTAGGAATTTCTGATACTGATGTAATGCTTAAAGGATTCTCAGAAGATAATGTATCTTTTAGTATTAAAGCTACTATACCTCTTTCTCCTCTTTTGATTACATTTTGAGCTTTAGTTTTAAAAATTATATTAATTGAAGGTAAGCCCATTTATTACACTCCTTTCTATTTTGTCTGTTTTAAAATTACTTCTTTCGCTGTTTCTCCTTTTTCTTCAAAAGGAATTGTTTCTAAATAGTTTATTGTTATTTCAAAATGTAGTACATTTCCTATTCCATCATGTACAATCTTGTATTTAATATTTTCTAATTTTAACTTTCTGTCTTTCACCTCAATATAGCCTTGAAAAGCATTCTCCAATTCATCAGCTATCTTAAAAATTTCCTCACTATCATTAACATTTTTCGGGAAATACTGAATATCTACAGTAATCAATCTTGATTTTGTAGTCTTACTTTCTCTTGTAGTTGAAATAGGAATAAATTGTACAAAAAAAGCAGGCTCTTCAAATCCCTGCTGTATACTTTCGTCATATATATTTGTATTTGGGTATCTTTCACTTAGCTTTAAAATGAAAGAATCCCTTATATCATTAAAACTTAACATCTTACATTATTCCTCCATTATTTTTTATCCATTTTTGAAAATATGAAGGTAGTTGTTTATTCAGCTCTTCTACTGAAATTTTCACCATATGATAACCTGGAATATAGACTATACTTTTATCATCTGGACTTTTTCCCTTTTCTTGAGGCTTTCTATATCCATACTCAACATTAGTTGCATCTTTAACTTTTGTGAATATCTCTATATAGTATTTGTCACCATTTCTTACTAAGTTTCCAACTTTCCAGCTTTCTTTTAAGTCATTTGACTTTTCTTTAGCATTATTATCTACTGGAGTTCTTTCTTTAAGTTCCTTATATAGCTTCTTAGCCACATCTATCATGAAATTTTCTATTTCTATTGGAAATCTAGCTTGAAGGTTGTCTAGTTTTTCCGTCCATTTATCTAAGTTATTAATTTCAAAACTCATCTATAATCTTTCCTTTCTTTCTAAAGGAACTTCTAAATGAGTAGTATAGAAAAATGGTTCTCCTGCGAAATAGCTTCTTTTTATATCATTAAAGAATGTTATTTCTACTTTATCTCCACCTTGAATATCTACATTACTATCACAAACCATATCCACTAAATATTTAGCTATATTAGTTGTATCTGTTTGAGTAGTAGCAATAACTTCTCTTTTAGATATTTTACATTTTACATCTTGTGATTTTATTTCATCTTTGAATCCTATTGAACCATTTGCTTTTCTATATTTGACTTTACGAATTATTGTAGCTCTATCAAGATAAGTTTCTTCTAATAAATTTGCATCTTCACTCATTAAAAATCCACCTTTTAATTTTAATCAAATAAATAACCATCTGTTTCTTTTAGTTGCTTTACTTGTTGTTCTATCCATAATGGATCCTGATTATAAAGTTTGACATATTGTAGCTTTATTAGTTTCTTAACTAGTTCAGGATTTTTAGCCTTTGATTTAGCTATATATTCATTTAAGCTATTATCAAACTTTATTTCTCTTATCTTATTTTTATGTTTTTCCTTAAGTTTCTTATTTAACCTCTTTAGTATTTTAATTTCCCTTAATAGATCTTCATTTCTTTGTACTTCCTTAGATAAATGTATCAGTTCGTTATCTTTTTCTTTTAACTCACTTTTCAGTAGTTTTCTTTCTTCATTAATTGAATTAAATTTGTCTTTTGGTATCCAATCTCCATTGGATATCAATACTATTTTTTGTTTATTACCTAGTTTTTGTACCACGTGGCTATAAAGTTCTTTACCAAGTAATTCTTTCAAATGCATCATAACTTCCTCCTAAGTCTTACTTACCTTTTTTTACTGGTTGGCTCCAGCTACAATCTTGTTTCTTTATGCTCTAACAATACTAAAAAAGAGCAAGTTCAAATAAATAAGCGCCACATTGCGTGACGCTTTTGAAAAATTAGTAAATATTAATTTGTTAAGGGGAGTCCAGATTTTTAATAATATATTTCTATGATACTATTATAACTTTATATTTTTATAAAAATCTTCACTCTTTCTTCATTTTTTCATTCTCTTTTAATTTGTACTATTCTTAAATTAGAAAGCATGATTAGTAGAAAATTATTTTATTATTCCATTCTTCATTAAGTTTTATTTTTTATATCTTTAAGTTATCAATGAAGTCTTATAAATTTTTATTACATTTCCATGATATCATTATAATCTCATATTTCTAAAAAAATCTTCATTCTTTCTTCACAGTTTTAATTCATCATTAGTCTACATTTAATTTTTATATATAGTTTCTAATAATATTAATTTGTGAACTTAGCTTTGCTATTAATTTCAGTTATTAAAGAATCTTATATTTTTTTATATATTTTCATGATACCATTATAAACTTATATTCTTGAAAAAATCTTCATCATTTCTTCATTCTTTTATTTTCTACTATCTTTCTATAATAAGATTAGAAATAATATAAAGTGTTATTTTATTTTTCATTAAGTCTAATCTTTATATTTATTCTAGTTGTTAAAGATTTTTATATTTTTTAAATATATTTCCATGATACTATTATAAACTCATATTTTTGAAAAAATCTTCATTATTTCTTCACTTTTTTCATTTTCTTATTAATTTCTGCGGATTTCTTCATAGCCCAACTATCACTTATATGTAATTCAAGGCTTATTTGATTTAAGTTTTTACCTTCTATGAATTTTTTATATGCTATCTTATATTCTAAGCCTTCTAACTGATTAAGTTTATCTAGTATTTCTTCCTTGGTCTGCATTTTATCTTCTACAACTGCCTTTACTACTGCCATCTCATTTAATATTCTATAATTCCGTTCTATATATCTTTCTAAATCTATCTTATGTGTATGCTTTATTCTCTCTAATGCATAATGTTCTCTCTCTAAATCATTCAATCTCATTTGATAAATTTCTATTTCTCCTAATAAATCTCTATATGTTGATATTAGATGCATTTTTATCCCCCTTATTATACTTTTATCTATATATCTGTTTTGTTTGATTTGTATTTACGTCATTTAATAAGCAATCTAGATTTATTTCTAAAAAAGAAGCTAATTTGAATAAAGTATTTACACTAGGCATATATATTCCATTCTCTATTTCAGATATATAGTTTCGTGATATGCCTGTACTTTCTGATACTTTTAACTGTGTTAACTTCTTTTCAATTCTTCTCTTTTTTATGACTTCTCCTAAAATTCTTTTATTATCTTTTTTTCCCATGTTTACCCTCCTCTTCATATAATTGTATTGTATTTACGTCATTTAGTAAAAATTTAAATATATTCTTTTTCAACGATTATATTAAATTATTAAGTTTTTTATTGTAATTCCGTCAATTTATTCATTTTGACTTGTATTTACGTCGTTATTTGTTGTTTGTATTTTGTTATATGGTTTTATATAATAAATAATGTCGGAAATAACGACATATAAAATTAAAAGCTTGGAGGATAAAAATGTCTATAGGTAGAAATATAAAAAAGTATAGGAAAGAAAGAAAGTTAACTCAAAAAGATTTATCTAAAATGGCTAATATATCCCGCTCTTACTTGGCTGATGTTGAAAATGAAAGATACAATCCTAGTTTAATAGTTCTAAATGCTATAGCTGAATCACTTAATATAAATACTAGTCAATTATTAGATGGAGTAGACTCTAAAGAAAGTCCACAATTTGAAACCCCTGAAGAGGCTATGGAATTCATACTTAAACAACCTGCAATTATGGGTTTTGGTGGTTTCGACATAAACACAATGGATGATGACCAAATATTAGATTTTGCTAATGAATTATTAAGACAACTAAAACTTATAAGTTATAAATATAAGAAATGACATTGGAGGTATATGAATGAATTGGATTGACGATTACGTTTATGGTTTAATTGAATTTTTTAAAACAGATAATATATATGATCTCTATGATTATTTAGGAATACAAATAAATAAATTAGATAAAGACAATATTCTATTACTTGGTAATGATGGTCTATATCATAGAGATTTTCTGGATAAAGAAATAGTTTTTATAAGAAATGATTTGAGTATCGAATATGAAAAGTTTATACTAGCACATGAATTAGGTCATGCTATAATACATACTGATATTTATAATGCCGCTTTTAATAAAAGTCTAGTGAATAAAGGAAAAATAGAAAAACAAGCAAATTACTTTGCATTTAAGTTATTAAACATTAAATTTGACAGTGTAGAATTAGAAGGTTTTACACTTGACCAGATATCTCATGCTATCGGATTACCTACACGTGTATTGGATATTTTTTAAATATTTGTTATAACTATTAATCTTTATTTATATATCAAGTTATATTTGATTATTTTGATATGATTATAAAAAATCTTAAAAAAATTTTTAATTATATTATTGACAATTAATTATATATGTTGTATCATTCTTTCATAAGTTAATATTTTCTTTTTTATATTGAAAGGGAGTAGTATAAAATATAACGTCAACAGTTCGATTAGTTATCTAATCTGGTGTTATATACCACTTAAATTTGGTTACAAGACTTTTGATATAATTCTCAAAATACTGAGAGTTATATCAAAAGTCTTTTTTATTTTTATTATGAAAGGGGATATCTTGTGAAAGCATACTTTTCAAAAACTATTGAAGAAGTCATGAAAGAATTCAATGTAAGTAAAGGAGGAATCAGCGAATCTCAAGTTAAAAGTCATAGAGAAAAATATGGCTATAATGAATTAGCAGAAGTAAAGAAAAAAAGTGTTTTTAGAGTTTTCCTTGATCAGTTTAAGGACTTATTAGTAATTATATTATTAATAGCTGCTATAGTATCTATGACTACAGGCAGTACTGAAAGTACAATCGTTATTTTTGCAGTTATTGTTCTTAATGCTATATTAGGTACAGTCCAACATGTAAAAGCTGAACAGTCTTTAAATAGTTTAAAAGCTTTATCCTCTCCTATTGCGAAAGTAATAAGGGATAATCAAAAACATGAAATACTTTCTAAAGATGTTGTTCCTGGAGATATTTTAGTCTTAGAAGCAGGAGATTATGTTCCTGCTGATGGAAGAATAATAGAAAATTATTCACTTCAAGTTAATGAAAGCTCATTAACTGGTGAATCTGAGAGTGTAATAAAAACCTCAGAAACTATACTTAAAGATGAAGTAGCTCTCGGTGATCAAAAAAACATGGTATTTTCAGGTAGTCTTGTAACATACGGTAGGGCTCTTGTAATCGTAACTAATACTGGTATGAATACTGAGATAGGTAAAATAGCATCACTTATTGAAACTACTAAAGAAAAGAAAACTCCTCTTCAAGTAAGTTTAGATAACTTTGGTAAAAAGTTAGCTACTATTATTTTAATAATATCAGTTATAATCTTTTTATTGAATATGTATAGAGGAGTAAATATACTTGATTCGTTAATGTTTGCAGTTGCATTAGCTGTTGCAGCTATTCCTGAAGCTTTAAGCTCAATAGTAACTATAGTTCTTGCTATTGGAACTCAAAAAATGGCTCATGAAAATGCAATTGTGAAACAACTTAAAGCAGTTGAAAGTTTAGGATGTGTTTCTATAATATGCTCTGACAAAACAGGTACTCTTACACAAAACAAAATGAAAGTTAGAAAAATATATACAGACGATAAAATATTTAACTTTGATGAATTTGATTTAAATAATAAAATCCAAAACTTTTTAATGAATAGTTCTATATTATGTAATGACTCTTCAGTTGAAAATGGTACTGAAATAGGTGATCCAACAGAAGTAGCACTAGTTAATCTAGGTAAAAATTATTCATTAGATGAATTGGATATTAGAAAAAGTTATCCAAGAATTTCTGAAATACCATTTGATTCAGATAGAAAACTAATGAGTACTTCTCATGAAGTAGATGGAAAGTATATTATGCTTACAAAAGGAGCATTAGACGTACTTTTACCTAGAATAAAATATATAGCAACATCAGAAGGAATAAGTGAATTTACTTCTAAAGATAAAATATTAATTGAAAATGTAAACAGAGGTTTTTCTGAAAATGGCTTAAGAGTTTTAGCTTTTGCCTATAAAGAAATAAAAAAAGACCATATACTTTCATTAGATGATGAAAATGAATATACATTCTTAGGACTAATATCAATGATTGATCCTCCAAGAGAAGAGTCAACAAAAGCTGTTGAGGATTGTATAAAT is part of the Gottschalkia purinilytica genome and harbors:
- a CDS encoding phage tail assembly chaperone, whose amino-acid sequence is MSNVMDLLLKSDVDKIKIPTKKVKIQSLSDSFENDVIFTIQAIPVEVYNSIQESGLEMEDGEVNNVDINKIQILTVLEGVKEPNLKSKELMSHFKAHTPTELLQKMCRPGEITSLYNIINDLCGFGKDAVSEIKNS
- a CDS encoding phage tail tube protein, translating into MAYDSQKTISGTWGEVWLDGDYISEITGLEAKVNLTKEEVKMCGVMGKKFKVTGFEGKGTLKMNKVSSRMIMKLGNAIKEGRSVSCTIISKLKDPDANGAERIAIKDATFDEVTLSNWEAKKILEETIPFTFSDYEIYDVVEPE
- a CDS encoding phage tail sheath subtilisin-like domain-containing protein, producing MGLPSINIIFKTKAQNVIKRGERGIVALILKDTLSSENPLSITSVSEIPSSLTLENRNQIELALRGGVKSPRKVIAYVVPNDATSYDSALNYLETTKFDYLVIPEIAEAEVTTISSWIKDCRDKKDIKVKAVLPHADNADSEGVINFATDDIKVKDKVYTAAQYCSRIAGILAGTPLNMSATYQVLPEVEDVSHLTKAEFDKAIDSGKLVLMNDGEKVKIARAVNSLVTTTQEKGEDFKKTLIVDKCDMWHDDVKRTVADYYLGKYVNNYDSKIILITAIQAYNDQLVLEGLLDGSSIDYNRVFIDLDVQKQYLKEIGEDVDSMNEQQLKEANTKDKVFLGSNLKWNDAMEDFSINVSI
- a CDS encoding phage tail terminator family protein, producing MLSFNDIRDSFILKLSERYPNTNIYDESIQQGFEEPAFFVQFIPISTTRESKTTKSRLITVDIQYFPKNVNDSEEIFKIADELENAFQGYIEVKDRKLKLENIKYKIVHDGIGNVLHFEITINYLETIPFEEKGETAKEVILKQTK
- a CDS encoding HK97 gp10 family phage protein; this translates as MSFEINNLDKWTEKLDNLQARFPIEIENFMIDVAKKLYKELKERTPVDNNAKEKSNDLKESWKVGNLVRNGDKYYIEIFTKVKDATNVEYGYRKPQEKGKSPDDKSIVYIPGYHMVKISVEELNKQLPSYFQKWIKNNGGIM
- a CDS encoding phage scaffolding protein, with amino-acid sequence MMHLKELLGKELYSHVVQKLGNKQKIVLISNGDWIPKDKFNSINEERKLLKSELKEKDNELIHLSKEVQRNEDLLREIKILKRLNKKLKEKHKNKIREIKFDNSLNEYIAKSKAKNPELVKKLIKLQYVKLYNQDPLWIEQQVKQLKETDGYLFD
- a CDS encoding helix-turn-helix domain-containing protein, which gives rise to MGKKDNKRILGEVIKKRRIEKKLTQLKVSESTGISRNYISEIENGIYMPSVNTLFKLASFLEINLDCLLNDVNTNQTKQIYR
- a CDS encoding helix-turn-helix domain-containing protein, coding for MSIGRNIKKYRKERKLTQKDLSKMANISRSYLADVENERYNPSLIVLNAIAESLNINTSQLLDGVDSKESPQFETPEEAMEFILKQPAIMGFGGFDINTMDDDQILDFANELLRQLKLISYKYKK
- a CDS encoding ImmA/IrrE family metallo-endopeptidase; its protein translation is MNWIDDYVYGLIEFFKTDNIYDLYDYLGIQINKLDKDNILLLGNDGLYHRDFLDKEIVFIRNDLSIEYEKFILAHELGHAIIHTDIYNAAFNKSLVNKGKIEKQANYFAFKLLNIKFDSVELEGFTLDQISHAIGLPTRVLDIF
- a CDS encoding cation-translocating P-type ATPase, with translation MKAYFSKTIEEVMKEFNVSKGGISESQVKSHREKYGYNELAEVKKKSVFRVFLDQFKDLLVIILLIAAIVSMTTGSTESTIVIFAVIVLNAILGTVQHVKAEQSLNSLKALSSPIAKVIRDNQKHEILSKDVVPGDILVLEAGDYVPADGRIIENYSLQVNESSLTGESESVIKTSETILKDEVALGDQKNMVFSGSLVTYGRALVIVTNTGMNTEIGKIASLIETTKEKKTPLQVSLDNFGKKLATIILIISVIIFLLNMYRGVNILDSLMFAVALAVAAIPEALSSIVTIVLAIGTQKMAHENAIVKQLKAVESLGCVSIICSDKTGTLTQNKMKVRKIYTDDKIFNFDEFDLNNKIQNFLMNSSILCNDSSVENGTEIGDPTEVALVNLGKNYSLDELDIRKSYPRISEIPFDSDRKLMSTSHEVDGKYIMLTKGALDVLLPRIKYIATSEGISEFTSKDKILIENVNRGFSENGLRVLAFAYKEIKKDHILSLDDENEYTFLGLISMIDPPREESTKAVEDCINAGIKPIMITGDHKITASAIAKQIGILKSGDEALEGTELDKLSDEELKNKVENVSVYARVSPEHKIRIVRAWQEKGKVVAMTGDGVNDAPALKQADIGIAMGITGTEVSKDASSMILADDNFATIVKSVANGRNVYTNIKNSIKFLLSGNTAAILAVIYTSLASLPIPFAPVHLLFINLLTDSLPAIAIGLEKPKNDLLKEKPRNINAPILSKNFLKKILSEGILIAIFTMLAFHIGLKSGSAGVASTMAFSTLCLGRLFHGFNCRGDKSIFKIGVFSNIYSWIAFGIGLVLLNLVLILEPLKNLFEISSLNSTQFGYIYLLAVLPTIIIQVYKIIFKQDSASDSKEISVGENA